The following are encoded together in the Ictidomys tridecemlineatus isolate mIctTri1 chromosome X, mIctTri1.hap1, whole genome shotgun sequence genome:
- the Pnma5 gene encoding paraneoplastic antigen-like protein 5: MAVTLLEDWCKGMDLDPRKALLIVGIPMECTEAEIKETLKAGLHPLCTYRMLGRIFRREDNAKAVFIELADTVNYAAIPSQIPGKGGAWEVVVKPRNPDDEFINRLTYFLKDEGRRMVDVAKTLGYSTLPIESIEPEDLDQVKPPVFQPLRENMWYRKLKVFSGGALPGSGEESFEAWLEQVTEMMQMWQVSEIEKRRRLLESLRGPALSIMRVLLANNDSMTVEQCLDALKQIFGNKEDCRTSQFRFLQTSQKSAEKISAFLLRLEPLLQKAVQQSPLSVQSTDMIRLKHILARASMTAALRGKLELLDQRGCPPTFLELMKLIRDEEEWETTMAVMKEKQRQVGRGRRASGRQVVAEVGYSAVQVTMQAGCFSENSTQTAQEDVSPSLKRRRLSCELCTMGKGHGQAECPKAEDQSPPMLRPKIAEEGSGNEEGAGGMSHPKP; this comes from the coding sequence ATGGCTGTGACACTGTTAGAAGATTGGTGCAAGGGTATGGACCTGGATCCCAGGAAAGCCCTGCTAATTGTGGGCATCCCTATGGAGTGTACTGAGGCTGAAATTAAGGAGACCTTGAAGGCAGGCTTACATCCCCTGTGTACATACAGGATGCTAGGCAGAATATTCAGgagggaagataatgctaaggcAGTCTTCATTGAATTGGCTGACACTGTCAACTATGCTGCTATACCCAGTCAGATACCAGGAAAAGGGGGTGCCTGGGAAGTAGTGGTAAAACCTCGGAACCCAGATGATGAATTTATCAATAGGCTGACTTACTTCCTGAAAGATGAAGGCCGGAGAATGGTAGATGTGGCCAAAACTCTGGGGTATAGCACCCTTCCCATTGAGAGCATAGAGCCAGAGGACTTGGACCAAGTCAAACCACCAGTTTTTCAGCCTCTGAGGGAAAACATGTGGTACCGAAAGCTGAAAGTGTTTTCAGGAGGTGCTCTCCCAGGTTCAGGGGAAGAGAGTTTTGAAGCCTGGCTAGAGCAGGTCACTGAGATGATGCAGATGTGGCAGGTGTCAGAGATAGAGAAGAGGCGTCGCCTGCTAGAGAGCTTGCGTGGTCCCGCACTGTCAATCATGCGGGTGCTCCTGGCTAATAATGACTCCATGACTGTGGAGCAGTGCCTGGATGCCCTAAAGCAGATCTTTGGGAATAAAGAGGACTGTAGAACCTCACAGTTCAGGTTTCTTCAGACTTCCCAGAAGTCTGCAGAGAAGATCTCTGCTTTTTTGCTGCGCTTAGAGCCCCTGCTGCAAAAAGCTGTGCAGCAAAGCCCATTGTCAGTGCAAAGCACAGACATGATTCGCCTCAAACATATTCTAGCTCGGGCCTCCATGACTGCTGCCCTCCGGGGCAAACTTGAGCTCTTAGATCAGCGAGGGTGCCCACCCACTTTTCTGGAATTAATGAAGCTCATTCGAGATGAAGAGGAGTGGGAGACCACCATGGCAGTGATGAAAGAGAAACAGAGGCAAGTAGGAAGGGGCCGCAGGGCCTCTGGCAGGCAGGTAGTAGCAGAAGTAGGTTACTCTGCAGTTCAGGTCACCATGCAGGCAGGGTGTTTCAGCGAAAACAGCACCCAGACTGCACAGGAAGATGTGTCCCCATCACTGAAGCGCAGGCGACTGTCATGTGAACTCTGTACTATGGGAAAAGGCCATGGCCAGGCAGAATGTCCCAAAGCTGAGGACCAATCTCCACCCATGCTGAGGCCTAAAATTGCTGAAGAAGGGTCGGGAAAcgaggaaggggctgggggcaTGAGCCACCCCAAGCCCTAG